A part of Periophthalmus magnuspinnatus isolate fPerMag1 chromosome 14, fPerMag1.2.pri, whole genome shotgun sequence genomic DNA contains:
- the si:ch211-256m1.8 gene encoding uncharacterized protein si:ch211-256m1.8 — MNLLDYPIPELDMTLQEVGRVLQLTLPPDLYLEYKTTLDQQRQLLEDAQQKLACRAAGQENWVTEQFKKALLSCADPLPTSTALPVVLLPAKEKACSQLSRAAGLLWAAAKLCAEPLLLEGNAAMERTQQSEAFSACRLPGTDQDQFKVYPDSLHAIVTCSAGVFPVDILWRPSPEEPMSACSFTHIYSQLAQVMAQPCAGEHNGALTVCSLSGLDRKTWAGIRQQILGQGGVAAEAMEVMESAVLALSLEERNAPTDLADILNAVRLGAEEGPCLRYYDKVTNLVVFRDSTAGMLFEHTGVDGMVACLVAKGIYDLSETVDFSRVHGDSPNLNGSVTSVVPVSLTLPLEGVKYQPSSNRKRTYPILSFDLPSYPDVLATLSGHRGLYDAWITFSLQLSLRQTQGESASNHILVTPTHMRHYKHGRCDPTYSLTSHSRRLIDAIASSMSPDNTVQCTSELLQLFHVAFLEHKALIKNTKNGRGVGPHLAALRRSLPSDNPLRRFFDPFGCPSVYLSGTLLDGVECVVGNVYAQNQLSVTYFGKKDRVRILLNAKGTFTQTLDNLKENMKSNLQLIQLIALRYSIACQMGALECLLQKGQTDKMNGELRYTDSTHSSNIKQNNHDFALNTSPNYKLLIHGGAGEDMMLNPLVVSIIEFALETALTVGSQVLQQGGKSVDAVQRSVEALENCFLFNAGKGSVFNKEGKHELEASIVDGRSMKSGSVACVEHVKNPIKAARSIMDKCQHALLVGQGAEEFWQGQGEKDKPVDSKYFHTYIRHGQLTAKLSNDNYQKNNHPQTVGAVALDVGQDLAAATSTGGLVGKLKGRVGDTAVVGAGVYADNSLAVSCSGDGDMFLRQSVAQKIASLYHNKGYSLRQACREVIEDNLKGVCAGVIAVDRKGNTVIETNAGVMFVGSMINGIPRVEAFRPIKSVSHAIWESDELVAYLHPNPWTPGATILTRKALSGAKSIFSLPLPDYMVMLEAAKTVSQMLCQRFAAQRCSLVFYPSQDHPAQIRLLPLHGLSPKWQPHLAADEEFHTCDPGFCTSKSGPKWNSEELTKVQTRIKKGLPTPNAPPCFDFHGDPDYDDLFSRIVRGVQPQWRVWEDSSHVAFLTPYPNTPGCTVIVPRKPLPSDIFSLDNADYKALILATYKVARLIQEGMQARAVAMIFEGFEIDYAHTKLIPLLSAPNDAKLGKIQVESFETYPGYVSSVDGPCADLDNLKTVHAKITQCRPPHSWQLPQSHATTAIKSDWYRNLFQIQNTLFHSTVEYFHNNCQYSYALTPLTTDTISSPMGLGSDSEPVSINLLGHDVYLADSMQFVLEYFLRFQDDLPGAYYISPSFRGEDPDNTHLNQFYHVECELLGNMDNAISIAEGYIAHLTKAMLKKHSDIILKTAGSLSHTTALLSKLEGKNSLPRVSLDEAIPMMTSPDCLEWVQDGQPQFGRKLTRKGEHLLIEKFGGAVWLTEMDHLAVPFYQAYVESSGRRKAKAADLLIGLGETVGLGERHSSPALVQDSLRHHAVPEDSYKWYISMRQIKPLLTSGWGMGTERFLCWLLQHDDIRDMHIIPRMKGTKYMP, encoded by the exons AGTTTAAGAAAGCCTTACTGTCATGTGCTGACCCCCTGCCCACCTCCACGGCCCTGCCAGTGGTCCTGCTGCCCGCCAAAGAGAAGGCTTGCTCCCAGCTGAGCAGGGCGGCCGGGCTGCTGTGGGCTGCAGCCAAGCTGTGCGCTGAGCCTCTGTTACTGGAGGGAAATGCTGCTATGGAGCGCACACAACAATCTGAGGCCTTCTCTGCCTGCAGGCTCCCTGGTACAGACCAAGACCAGTTTAAG GTTTACCCGGACAGCCTCCATGCTATAGTGACATGTTCAGCTGGAGTCTTCCCTGTAGACATACTGTGGCGTCCCAGCCCTGAGGAGCCTATGAGCGCATGCTCCTTCACTCACATCTACAGTCAGCTGGCCCAGGTGATGGCTCAGCCCTGTGCTGGAGAGCACAATGGAGCTTTGACGGTCTGCAGCCTTTCAGGTCTGGACCGTAAGACCTGGGCAGGTATCAGGCAGCAGATCCTGGGCCAGGGGGGTGTAGCTGCAGAGGCGATGGAGGTTATGGAGAGCGCTGTGCTCGCTCTCAGTCTGGAGGAGAGGAACGCACCTACAGATCTGGCTGACATCCTTAATGCAGTGAGgctgggagcagaggaggggcccTGCCTCCGATACTATGACAAG gtGACTAACCTGGTGGTTTTCCGGGACAGCACTGCTGGGATGTTGTTTGAGCACACTGGAGTGGATGGGATGGTAGCCTGTCTTGTAGCTAAGGGGATCTACGATCTGTCTGAGACTGTGGACTTCAGTCGAGTCCATGGTGACTCTCCAAACCTGAATGGTTCTGTCACTTCTGTTGTGCCAGTGTCTTTAACACTGCCTTTAGAAGGTGTGAAATACCAACCAAGTTCAAACCGAAAACGCACTTACCCCATTCTCTCGTTCGATCTGCCCTCCTATCCTGATGTGCTAGCTACCCTCAGTGGGCACAGAGGCCTGTATGACGCCTGGATCACCTTCTCACTGCAGCTCTCCCTAAGGCAGACTCAAGGAGAGTCTGCTTCCAATCACATCCTGGTCACACCCACCCATATGCGCCACTATAAACATGGCCGATGTGACCCCACTTACTCACTCACCAGCCATTCACGCAGGCTGATTGATGCGATAGCCTCCAGTATGAGCCCTGATAACACAGTCCAGTGTACTTCAGAACTCTTACAGCTGTTCCATGTTGCATTTCTGGAGCACAAAGCCCTGatcaaaaacactaaaaatggGCGAGGAGTGGGCCCTCACCTGGCTGCTCTGCGGAGGTCCTTGCCCTCTGACAACCCTCTGAGGAGGTTCTTCGACCCCTTTGGCTGCCCCTCTGTGTATCTCTCAGGTACACTGCTGGACGGTGTGGAGTGCGTTGTTGGCAACGTTTATGCTCAAAACCAGCTCTCAGTAACATACTttggaaagaaagacagagtTCGCATTCTCCTGAATGCCAAAGGGACCTTTACTCAGACCTTGGACAATCTCAAGGAAAATATGAAGTCAAATCTGCAATTAATCCAGCTCATAGCGCTGAGGTATTCCATTGCCTGTCAGATGGGGGCTCTAGAATGTCTTCTACAAAAGGGTCAAACTGATAAAATGAATGGAGAACTTCGTTACACAGATTCCACACACAGTTCCAACATTAAGCAAAACAATCATGATTTTGCCCTTAACACCAGTCCTAACTACAAGTTGTTAATCCATGGGGGGGCTGGAGAGGACATGATGTTGAATCCCTTAGTAGTCAGCATTATTGAGTTTGCTTTAGAGACAGCTTTAACTGTTGGATCTCAGGTTCTCCAACAAGGTGGCAAGAGTGTAGATGCCGTTCAGAGGTCAGTGGAGGCACTGGAGAACTGCTTCCTGTTTAATGCTGGAAAAGGCTCTGTATTCAACAAGGAAGGCAAGCATGAACTGGAAGCTAGCATTGTAGATGGCAGATCCATGAAGTCAGGGTCAGTTGCATGTGTAGAGCATGTTAAGAACCCAATCAAAGCAGCCAGGAGTATTATGGATAAATGCCAGCATGCACTGCTTGTAGGACAGGGGGCCGAGGAGTTTTGGCAGGGGCAGGGCGAGAAGGACAAGCCAGTTGATTCCAAGTATTTCCACACCTATATAAGGCATGGACAACTGACAGCCAAGCTCAGTAATGACAACTACCAGAAAAACAATCACCCTCAAACTGTAGGTGCAGTAGCTTTAGATGTAGGGCAGGATTTAGCTGCTGCAACCTCTACCGGTGGGCTTGTGGGGAAGTTAAAGGGACGAGTTGGGGATACCGCAGTGGTTGGAGCAGGCGTGTATGCGGACAACAGCTTAGCAGTCTCCTGCTCTGGTGATGGTGACATGTTTCTCAGGCAGTCAGTTGCACAAAAAATAGCTAGTCTCTACCACAACAAAGGGTATAGTCTCAGACAAGCTTGCAGGGAGGTGATAGAGGATAACCTAAAAGGAGTTTGTGCAGGGGTCATCGCTGTTGACCGCAAGGGTAATACCGTGATAGAAACTAATGCTGGTGTTATGTTCGTGGGGTCAATGATAAATGGTATTCCTCGAGTGGAAGCTTTTAGGCCCATAAAAAGTGTTTCACATGCAATTTGGGAATCGGATGAGCTTGTGGCATACCTGCATCCCAACCCTTGGACACCAGGCGCAACTATTTTGACCCGAAAAGCCTTAAGCGGGGCaaagagcattttcagcttacCACTACCTGACTATATGGTCATGCTTGAGGCGGCAAAAACTGTGTCACAGATGTTGTGTCAGAGGTTTGCAGCACAGCGGTGTTCTCTTGTTTTTTACCCATCACAGGACCATCCAGCACAAATCAGACTGCTGCCTCTACACGGTCTCTCCCCAAAGTGGCAGCCTCATCTAGCAGCCGATGAAGAATTCCACACTTGCGACCCTGGTTTTTGTACATCAAAAAGTGGTCCTAAATGGAACTCTGAAGAACTAACCAAAGTCCAGACTAGGATTAAAAAAGGCTTACCGACACCAAACGCCCCGCCTTGCTTCGACTTCCATGGCGACCCCGATTATGATGACCTCTTCAGCCGCATTGTCCGTGGAGTGCAGCCTCAGTGGAGAGTTTGGGAAGACAGCTCTCATGTTGCATTTCTGACCCCATACCCAAACACCCCCGGGTGCACAGTCATAGTCCCACGGAAACCTCTGCCAAGCGACATCTTCAGTCTAGACAATGCTGACTACAAGGCCCTGATCTTGGCCACTTATAAGGTAGCTCGACTTATCCAAGAAGGGATGCAAGCACGAGCTGTCGCTATGATCTTTGAAGGATTTGAGATTGACTATGCTCACACTAAGCTGATTCCTCTGCTGTCTGCTCCAAATGATGCCAAGCTAGGTAAAATACAAGTGGAATCCTTCGAAACCTACCCCGGATATGTATCATCGGTTGATGGTCCATGTGCCGATTTAGACAACCTGAAAACAGTTCACGCAAAAATCACCCAGTGCCGTCCTCCACATTCATGGCAGCTCCCCCAGTCACACGCAACAACCGCCATCAAAAGCGACTGGTACCGTAATCTGTTCCAAATTCAAAATACTCTCTTCCACAGCACTGTAGAGTATTTCCACAACAACTGCCAGTACTCATACGCCCTTACGCCTTTGACAACAGACACCATCTCTTCACCCATGGGTCTTGGCTCAGATTCTGAGCCCGTGTCGATTAACCTCTTAGGTCATGACGTCTATCTGGCTGACTCCATGCAGTTCGTCCTCGAATATTTCCTTCGATTCCAGGATGATCTTCCGGGGGCATACTATATATCTCCCAGCTTCAGAGGGGAAGATCCAGACAACACACATTTGAACCAGTTCTACCATGTCGAGTGTGAACTGCTAGGCAATATGGACAATGCCATTTCCATTGCAGAGGGATACATCGCTCATCTGACCAAAGCCATGCTGAAAAAGCACTCCGATATCATTCTCAAAACAGCAGGTAGCCTTTCGCACACCACAGCTCTGCTCAGTAAGCTGGAAGGAAAGAACTCACTACCAAGGGTGTCACTGGACGAGGCCATTCCCATGATGACCTCTCCTGACTGCCTAGAGTGGGTGCAAGACGGCCAACCGCAATTTGGTCGAAAGCTCACCCGAAAAGGTGAGCATCTTTTGATAGAGAAGTTTGGTGGCGCAGTGTGGTTAACTGAAATGGACCACCTAGCTGTTCCCTTTTACCAAGCATATGTTGAGAGTTCAGGAAGAAGAAAGGCCAAAGCTGCAGATCTCCTGATCGGACTAGGTGAGACAGTAGGTTTAGGAGAACGTCATTCCTCACCAGCTCTGGTACAAGATTCCCTCAGACACCATGCTGTGCCCGAGGATTCGTACAAATGGTACATAAGCATGAGGCAGATCAAGCCCCTCCTCACCAGTGGATGGGGCATGGGGACTGAGCGCTTCCTGTGCTGGCTGCTGCAGCATGACGACATCAGGGATATGCACATAATCCCGCGAATGAAAGGAACCAAGTACATGCCCTGA